A window of Hevea brasiliensis isolate MT/VB/25A 57/8 chromosome 14, ASM3005281v1, whole genome shotgun sequence contains these coding sequences:
- the LOC110656779 gene encoding putative disease resistance protein RGA3 has protein sequence MADAILSDIAVEIIKKLGSLVLRETSLCWGVKDELDKLRRTVSSIQAVLLDAEEQYSQSHQVKVWVDSLKEAFYDADDLLDEFSTDVLLNQMMTGNKMVKEVRLFFSSSNPFVYGLKMAHKIEKVRSKLDEIAANKKFHLDKLPEKTFPMIGEREQTHSSLPQVVVGREDDKKKIIDFLLSSSHGENVSIISIAGIGGLGKTTLAQLAYNDVVVKSYFDLKIWVCISENFDVKVIVEKILESLDGEKPKNLEMNTLKDRLHEKINGKKYLLVLDDLWNEDSEKWFKLKDLLIGGGSGCKIIVTTRLKNVAEMIGSTKTHDLQGLLLDDSWSLFANMAFKQWEVISPDHERIGKEIVAKCVGVPLAIRVIGRLLYSKNTVDEWQNFKEKELPNMNEEGSTIMQTLRLSYNHLPSHLKCCFAYCRLFSKDYKIDIPYLVSLWMAQGFIKSSNSEQSLQDIGLKYFKELSWRSFFQEVEEDALGNLWSCKMHDLMHDLAMQVVRDEIILLNSDAKCVEKKTRHLSIDFEAESWQKIASCLPNVSKVRTFTSFDWPKKHAIKEVECEEIFFKLSYVRVLSLCDLGIKKVPRSIHKLKHIRFLSLSDNKDIEILPDCIIKLQNLQTLYLFHCERLKQLPKHIKKLVNLQNLYLRGCVSLTHMPRGIGQLTSLENLSVFMVAKDNGVSKHHGGLGELSGLNNLRDVLRIMNLRHVKNPASEFKAANLKEKQHLQVLRLSWKLGDPYDNNSDSGADDGENDEEMSLEELRPHLNLKWLIVFGCGRLMFPSWISSLTNLVKLRIDNCKKCQHFPPLDRFPSLKTLGIYNSTDLEYIESGINCDNALFFPSLEKLWLENCPNLKGWRRDTSMPQLLQFHCLDYLAIRSCPNLTSMPLIPSVQQLVLINASKKSLEDILKMKISVSQSTSSSISPSQLKILHIENIEDLEVLPEELWHLPSLEILAIHACEELNLSDDMQWQYLGSLRRLQFAYLFKLASLPKGLQHVPTLRNLLIMSCPNLISLPEWIASLTVQSFMIKECPQLSESCKNNMGADWPKIAHIPNISIDDRWIQLDGCYKL, from the coding sequence ATGGCAGATGCAATTCTCTCCGACATTGCCGTGGAAATCATTAAGAAGTTGGGTTCTCTAGTTCTTCGAGAGACTAGCCTGTGTTGGGGTGTCAAAGATGAGCTTGACAAACTCAGGAGGACAGTTTCATCAATCCAGGCTGTGCTTCTTGATGCAGAGGAGCAGTATTCGCAGAGTCATCAAGTCAAAGTTTGGGTTGATTCTCTAAAGGAAGCATTTTATGATGCAGATGACTTGTTAGATGAATTCTCCACAGATGTTTTACTGAACCAGATGATGACTGGCAATAAAATGGTGAAGGAGGTACGCCTCTTCTTTTCAAGCTCAAACCCATTTGTTTATGGTCTTAAAATGGCTCATAAGATTGAAAAAGTTAGAAGTAAATTAGATGAGATTGCTGCAAATAAGAAGTTTCACTTAGATAAGCTCCCTGAGAAGACATTTCCTATGATTGGGGAAAGAGAGCAAACTCACTCATCTCTACCGCAAGTAGTTGTTGGTAGAGAAGATGATAAGAAGAAAATCATTGATTTTCTTCTGTCTTCTAGTCATGGGGAGAATGTGTCAATTATTTCCATTGCTGGTATTGGAGGCTTAGGAAAGACAACACTTGCTCAACTTGCATACAATGATGTGGTGGTGAAATCATATTTTGACCTCAAAATTTGGGTGTGCATTTCTGAAAATTTTGATGTAAAAGTAATTGTTGAAAAGATTTTGGAATCTCTTGATGGTGAGAAACCTAAAAATCTTGAAATGAATACCTTGAAAGATCGTCTTCATGAGAAAattaatggaaaaaaatatttacttGTTTTGGATGATTTATGGAATGAGGATTCTGAAAAATGGTTTAAGTTGAAGGATTTGTTAATTGGAGGTGGAAGTGGATGCAAAATAATAGTGACTACACGTCTTAAAAATGTTGCAGAAATGATAGGATCAACAAAAACACACGACTTACAAGGCCTACTTCTTGATGATTCGTGGTCTTTATTTGCAAATATGGCCTTTAAACAATGGGAAGTTATTAGCCCAGACCATGAGAGAATTGGAAAAGAAATTGTGGCAAAATGTGTTGGAGTCCCTTTAGCCATAAGAGTAATAGGTCGTTTATTGTATTCTAAAAATACAGTAGACGAAtggcaaaattttaaagaaaaagagCTTCCAAATATGAATGAAGAGGGGAGTACTATTATGCAAACTCTAAGATTGAGTTATAATCATCTACCTTCTCATTTAAAATGTTGCTTTGCTTATTGTAGATTATTTTCAAAAGATTATAAAATTGATATCCCATATTTGGTGAGCCTTTGGATGGCACAAGGATTTATTAAATCATCAAATTCAGAACAAAGTCTTCAAGATATAGGTTTAAAATATTTcaaggagctttcatggaggtcctTCTTTCAAGAAGTAGAGGAAGATGCGTTGGGCAATTTATGGAGTTGTAAAATGCATGATTTGATGCATGATCTTGCCATGCAAGTAGTAAGAGATGAAATCATTTTATTAAATTCAGATGCAAAGTGCGTTGAAAAAAAAACTCGACATCTGTCGATTGATTTTGAAGCTGAGTCATGGCAAAAAATTGCAAGTTGCTTACCTAATGTATCAAAGGTGAGAACATTTACATCATTTGATTGGCCAAAAAAGCATGCTATTAAAGAAGTAGAATGcgaagaaattttttttaaattaagttatGTAAGGGTATTGAGtttatgtgatttgggaattaagAAAGTGCCACGTTCTATTCATAAATTGAAGCACATAAGATTTCTTAGTCTTTCGGATAATAAAGACATTGAAATCCTTCCTGATTGCATTATTaaacttcaaaacctgcaaaCTTTGTACCTATTCCACTGTGAAAGGCTTAAGCAGTTACCTAAGCATATAAAAAAGTTGGTCAATCTCCAAAACCTTTACCTTCGGGGATGTGTTAGTTTGACTCATATGCCACGTGGGATTGGTCAATTGACTTCCCTTGAGAATTTATCAGTATTCATGGTGGCCAAAGATAACGGTGTCTCAAAACATCATGGTGGACTTGGTGAATTAAGTGGCTTGAATAATCTGAGAGATGTGCTTCGAATCATGAATCTACGGCATGTGAAAAATCCAGCATCTGAATTTAAGGCAGCCAATTTGAAAGAGAAGCAACACCTTCAAGTCTTGAGATTATCATGGAAATTGGGCGATCCCTATGATAATAATAGTGATAGTGGTGCAGATGATGGTGAAAATGATGAAGAAATGTCATTGGAAGAGCTGCGGCCACACCTTAATCTAAAATGGTTGATTGTGTTTGGGTGCGGAAGACTCATGTTTCCAAGCTGGATTTCTTCCCTCACTAATTTGGTGAAACTTCGAATTGATAACTGCAAAAAATGCCAGCATTTTCCACCGTTGGATCGGTTCCCTTCACTTAAAACTTTGGGGATTTATAATTCAACTGATCTGGAGTACATAGAGAGTGGGATTAATTGCGACAATGCACTATTCTTCCCTTCCTTAGAGAAACTCTGGCTAGAAAATTGCCCAAATCTGAAGGGCTGGAGGAGGGATACATCCATGCCTCAGTTGCTACAATTTCACTGTCTTGATTATTTGGCTATCAGGTCTTGCCCTAACCTCACTTCAATGCCTCTCATTCCATCTGTACAACAGTTGGtattgataaatgccagcaagaaGTCATTGGAGGACATACTGAAGATGAAGATTTCTGTGTCACAATCTACCTCTTCTTCGATTTCCCCTTCTCAATTGAAAATTCTGCATATCGAGAACATTGAGGATCTAGAAGTTCTGCCGGAGGAGTTGTGGCATCTACCCTCCCTTGAGATTCTTGCCATCCATGCTTGTGAGGAGCTTAATTTATCTGATGATATGCAGTGGCAATACCTTGGAAGCCTCCGGCGGCTTCAATTTGCATATTTGTTCAAATTGGCGTCACTCCCAAAGGGACTTCAACATGTTCCCACTCTGCGCAATCTCCTAATCATGAGTTGTCCTAATTTGATATCTTTACCGGAGTGGATAGCAAGCCTTACCGTGCAATCTTTCATGATTAAAGAATGTCCTCAACTATCAGAAAGTTGCAAAAACAACATGGGTGCTGATTGGCCAAAGATTGCTCACATCCCAAATATTAGTATTGACGATAGATGGATTCAACTGGATGGCTGCTACAAACTATGA